From Pseudobacteroides sp., the proteins below share one genomic window:
- a CDS encoding CAP domain-containing protein yields the protein MLCTVNVYAQNTTYTVQPGDTIWKIAVKHQAGINEILAQNPTVKNANLIYPGQKLIIPSQSSTKAYEDEVFRLVNIERSKNGLPALKVDWQLSRVARYKSQDMINKGYFSHTSPTYGSPFKMMESFGIRFSSAGENIAYGQRTPAEVMNGWMNSPGHRANILSPSYTHIGIGLAKTSSGVNYWTQMFMKPLG from the coding sequence ATGCTGTGTACTGTAAATGTTTATGCACAGAACACCACTTATACTGTGCAACCTGGTGATACTATCTGGAAAATAGCAGTAAAACACCAGGCCGGTATTAATGAAATTTTAGCCCAGAATCCAACAGTCAAGAATGCAAACTTGATCTACCCTGGGCAAAAGCTGATAATTCCAAGCCAAAGCAGTACAAAAGCTTATGAAGATGAAGTTTTCAGACTTGTGAATATTGAAAGGTCAAAAAATGGTCTGCCCGCTTTAAAAGTAGATTGGCAGCTCTCCAGGGTTGCGAGATATAAATCCCAGGATATGATAAATAAGGGTTACTTCTCCCATACCTCTCCGACATACGGTTCTCCATTTAAAATGATGGAATCTTTCGGAATCAGGTTCTCATCAGCTGGTGAAAACATAGCTTACGGTCAGAGAACACCTGCAGAAGTTATGAATGGCTGGATGAATTCACCAGGACATAGAGCCAATATTCTTAGCCCTTCTTATACCCATATCGGTATTGGTCTTGCCAAAACCAGCAGTGGAGTAAACTACTGGACTCAAATGTTCATGAAGCCTTTGGGTTAG